From a single Rutidosis leptorrhynchoides isolate AG116_Rl617_1_P2 chromosome 5, CSIRO_AGI_Rlap_v1, whole genome shotgun sequence genomic region:
- the LOC139850517 gene encoding glutaredoxin-like protein YDR286C — protein MSAVAAAATAVILRLPARRTSPATLMNFNRRMSVISSASKTQLILYSKPGCCLCDGLKEKLNSAFDSDSLHDVELQIRDISSNSEWEKAYQYEIPVLARLRSDGSEEVIPRFSPRAGVDHIQTKLAAALSRDN, from the exons ATGTCCGCCGTTGCTGCTGCCGCCACAGCCGTGATTTTACGGTTACCGGCGAGACGAACATCACCGGCGACGTTAATGAATTTTAATCGCCGAATGAGTGTGATTTCATCTGCTTCAAAAACGCAGCTGATACTTTACTCGAAACCTGGATGTTGTTTATGTGATGGTCTAAAAGAAAAACTTAATTCTGCTTTTGATTCAGACTCATTACATGATGTTGAGTTACAG ATTAGGGATATAAGTAGCAATTCAGAATGGGAGAAAGCGTACCAGTATGAGATTCCTGTTTTGGCTCGACTCCGTTCTGATGGTAGTGAG GAAGTAATTCCTAGGTTTTCTCCTCGTGCTGGAGTCGATCACATCCAAACAAAGTTAGCAGCGGCTTTGAGTCGAGACAATTAG
- the LOC139850297 gene encoding filament-like plant protein: MEKKSWLWKRKSSDRSPGETESSTSISSYSETNSDEKVDTESLRKSMNRSESPEITSRASTPNSEVNDSYKSLTEKLSAALVNVGAKEDLVKQHAKVAEEAVAGWEKAENEATMLKQQLEAAMQQNLALEDRTNHLDSALKECMKQLRLAKEEQENKINEIVEKKTREWESSKKDLEIQICNLQAKAHSNKPEYPPPVDPKILQKLESLEKENSTLKFELNVQSEELEIRTIELELSTQAAETASKQQLENIKKVAKLEAECRKLQSLARKSPSVIDNNNKAVSISSFYVDSLTDSQSVDSFKMNTPENNENEQDSWASALMAELDQFKSGKNVVKNVKPCSFEINNIMDDFLEMERIASLSEGQNETSGGISETEDNSLKTELEVMGRRVYELEERLQKLEAEKCELENALNTCEESLALSNVELADTKSQLADLQKELTLVNESKELLESQVVNMKIEAQIMSTEVDSIKADAEKERSISSEMTNKCEQLEKELEEKSEEVKLQQVAAANGALKVKQELEVAAADRLSECQKTISSLARQLESLATLEDFLIDTANLPGFSGGSTVAKTGGELWKLHSNDTFMPKKTTVPTKQVENNCSPLINSDDVDSPVSSSSSASSAASLNHFGGRYKSKNGFEKLFSRSKNGVHGESH; encoded by the exons ATGGAGAAAAAAAGCTGGTTATGGAAGAGGAAGTCGTCGGATCGAAGTCCCGGTGAGACGGAAAGTTCGACATCCATATCTTCATATTCCGAAACTAACTCTGATGAAAAG GTGGACACAGAGAGTTTAAGGAAATCAATGAATCGATCCGAGTCACCTGAAATCACTTCAAGAGCATCAACTCCAAACTCagaggttaacgacagttataagAGCCTGACGGAAAAGTTATCCGCTGCTCTGGTCAACGTTGGTGCTAAAGAAGATTTAGTAAAGCAGCATGCCAAAGTTGCAGAAGAAGCTGTTGCAG gtTGGGAAAAGGCAGAAAATGAAGCTACAATGTTAAAACAACAGCTTGAGGCAGCAATGCAGCAGAATTTAGCTCTTGAAGATAGAACAAACCATCTGGATAGTGCTCTAAAAGAATGTATGAAACAACTTAGGCTAGCAAAAGAAGAGCAAGAAAACAAGATTAACGAAATTGTAGAAAAGAAAACGCGCGAATGGGAATCGAGTAAAAAGGACCTTGAAATCCAAATCTGTAACCTTCAAGCAAAAGCACACTCCAACAAACCAGAATATCCTCCACCTGTAGATCCAAAAATACTTCAAAAACTCGAGAGTTTAGAGAAAGAAAATTCGACCCTTAAGTTTGAGCTTAATGTCCAGTCCGAAGAATTAGAAATTAGGACAATTGAGCTGGAATTAAGCACACAAGCAGCTGAAACCGCTAGCAAACAACAACTAGAAAACATAAAGAAGGTAGCTAAGCTTGAAGCTGAGTGCAGAAAGCTGCAATCACTGGCTCGTAAATCGCCTTCggttattgataacaataataaagctGTTTCGATCTCTTCATTCTACGTCGATTCCCTTACAGATAGTCAATCAGTTGACTCGTTTAAAATGAACACTCCGGAGAATAACGAAAACGAGCAAGATTCATGGGCATCGGCTCTAATGGCTGAGCTTGATCAGTTCAAAAGTGGGAAAAATGTGGTTAAAAATGTGAAACCGTGTTCGTTTGAAATTAATAACATTATGGATGATTTTTTAGAAATGGAGCGAATTGCTTCATTATCAGAGGGTCAAAATGAAACTTCGGGGGGTATTTCTGAAACTGAAGATAATTCGTTGAAAACCGAACTTGAAGTAATGGGTCGTCGGGTGTATGAGCTTGAGGAGAGATTACAGAAACTAGAAGCTGAAAAATGTGAACTTGAAAATGCTTTGAACACATGTGAAGAATCTCTTGCATTGTCAAATGTTGAGCTTGCTGATACAAAAAGTCAACTTGCTGACCTGCAAAAGGAGTTGACTTTGGTCAACGAGTCAAAGGAGTTGCTCGAGTCTCAAGTTGTTAATATGAAAATAGAGGCCCAAATAATGTCTACTGAAGTTGATTCGATTAAGGCAGATGCTGAAAAGGAACGAAGTATCTCGTCTgaaatgacaaataaatgtgagcaATTGGAGAAAGAACTTGAAGAAAAATCGGAGGAAGTCAAACTTCAGCAAGTTGCCGCTGCAAATGGTGCATTAAAAGTTAAACAG GAACTTGAGGTAGCAGCAGCTGACAGACTATCTGAGTGCCAAAAAACGATATCATCGCTTGCAAGACAGCTGGAGTCGTTAGCGACACTAGAAGACTTCCTAATCGATACTGCAAATCTCCCAGGTTTTTCTGGAGGATCAACTGTCGCAAAAACTGGAGGTGAGCTATGGAAGTTGCATTCGAATGATACTTTCATGCCAAAAAAGACTACAGTACCTACAAAACAAGTGGAAAACAACTGCAGCCCTTTAATAAACAGTGATGATGTTGACTCACCTGTATCATCTTCTTCGTCGGCTTCATCTGCTGCTTCTTTAAACCATTTTGGCGGGCGTTATAAAAGTAAGAACGGTTTTGAAAAGCTGTTTTCGAGAAGCAAAAATGGAGTACATGGTGAGAGTCATTGA
- the LOC139847570 gene encoding F-box protein 7, translated as MASDYYATNIVAELESASQLRAAGFFITRRPWLDMYGVKLRPVAPFGSTYSKPVIDSSMMHKVLPDELLFEIFARMTPYNLGKAACVCRKWRNTVRNPVFWRNACLKAWQISGAVENYKLMQTIYDSSWRKMWLLRPRVRMDGIYVSRNTYIRAGVAEWKVTNPVHVVCYFRYLRFYPSGRFLYKNSSDKLKDVVKFMKFRSTKAEICHSGRYTMSDDKVEGAFLYPGMRPTIWRIRLRLRGTIRGANNRMDLLSIVTSGVQESEVPGPDGDILGVVEGWEDNETHNPEVPAISHTRGLTPFVFVPFEEAETSVLNLPVERMDYYVPG; from the exons ATGGCTTCAG ATTATTATGCTACAAATATTGTGGCTGAACTCGAATCAGCCTCTCAATTACGGGCTGCAGGTTTCTTTATCACACGAAGGCCATGGCTTG ATATGTATGGGGTTAAACTAAGACCAGTGGCTCCTTTTGGTAGCACGTATAGTAAACCGGTTATTGATTCATCGATGATGCATAAAGTGTTGCCTGATGAATTGCTGTTTGAG ATATTTGCCAGAATGACACCATACAACTTGGGGAAGGCAGCTTGTGTGTGTCGAAAGTGGAGAAATACTGTACGTAATCCCGTGTTCTGGCGTAATGCATGCTTAAAAGCCTGGCAG ATCTCTGGTGCGGTGGAGAATTACAAGCTTATGCAAACCATATATGATTCTTCGTGGAGGAAGATGTGGCTTTTGAGGCCGAGGGTCCGAATGGATG GTATTTATGTCAGTAGGAACACCTATATTCGTGCTGGAGTTGCAGAGTGGAAGGTCACTAATCCGGTTCACGTG GTCTGCTATTTCCGGTACCTCAGATTTTATCCTTCTGGGAGGTTTCTGTATAAG AATTCATCCGATAAATTAAAGGATGTTGTGAAATTCATGAAATTCCGCTCTACTAAAGCCGAGATTTGTCATAGTGGCCGCTACACAATGTCTGATGACAAG GTGGAGGGTGCTTTTTTATATCCTGGAATGCGTCCCACTATTTGGAGAATCCGCTTGAG GTTACGGGGTACAATACGAGGGGCTAACAATCGTATGGATCTTCTTTCGATTGTTACAAGTGGCGTGCAAGAGAGTGAGGTCCCGGGACCCGATGGGGACATTCTTGGAGTAGTTGAAGGGTGGGAAGACAACGAAACTCATAATCCAGAAGTACCTGCTATTTCTCATACAAGAGGTCTAACACCTTTTGTCTTTGTTCCATTTGAAGAG GCAGAAACATCAGTCCTGAATCTGCCTGTGGAACGCATGGATTACTATGTACCCGGTTGA